GTGGACCTGTGGACCTTCGAGGGCACCGGGAAGTCGATCATCGTGCTGAGCGAGGGCCGGCTGCTCAACCTGGGCAACGCCACCGGCCACCCGTCCTTCGTGATGTCCAACAGCTTCTCCAACCAGGTCATCGCGCAGATCGAGCTGTGGACCAAGCCGGAGGAATACGACAACGAGGTCTACCGTCTGCCGAAGGTGCTCGACGAGAAGGTCGCCCGCATTCACGTCGAGGCACTGGGCGGCACCCTCACCAAGCTCACCAAGGACCAGGCCGAGTACATCGGTGTGGATGTCGAGGGCCCGTTCAAGCCCGAGCACTACCGCTACTGAGCGGTATCGAGCCGTTGTCCCGCCGAACCTTCCGAGGTCGGCGGGACGCCTTCGCCGCTGTGAGGGACGCTCGCCGGCGCCTCGTCAGAGCTGGCAGGTCGGGCTGGGGTGCAGGAGCCAGCACAGAATCGAGCCCGGTTCGTTCGATCCACTCGCTGAACCCGAACCGAGCGGACCGCCGGAATCGGCGATCCGGCCGGGGGTCGCGGCCGAGGTGGTGACCGTGGCGGGCTCGAGGGACAGCGGCGCGGCCGTCGCGGCGCCGACGCCCAGCGCACCGATCGCGAGAGTCACTGCGACGGTGGGTAATACGCGGGTGATGATCATGATTGCCTTCCTGTGTTCGAGACGCTTCGAGGATCGCGCCCGGCGGCGCGGCCGTTAACAGGGGGCGGGCCGGCGCTCCGATTCTGTGGAAAATCGAGATTTCGGACGACGCGCTCAGGCGCGTCGAACAGCGCGCTGGGCAGCCCTGTAGCCTGCACGTTATGGGTGCACTCATCGCAGTGGAGGGCCTCGACGGCGCGGGTAAGCGGACATTGATCGACGCCGTCGTCGCGGAGCTGCGCGGCCGGGGACAGCGGGTGGGGACACTGGCCTTTCCGCGCTACGGCCGCTCGGTGCACGCGGATCTGGCAGCCGAGGCGCTGCGCGGCCGCCACGGCGATGTGGCCGTCTCGGTGAACGCGATGGCCCTGCTGTTCGCGCTGGATCGCGCCGACGCCCGGGACGAGTTGTCGAAACTGTTGGCGGACAACGACATCGTGCTGCTGGATCGCTACGTGGCGTCCAACGCCGCCTACAGCGCGGCGCGGGTGGGCGAGGATGCCGACGGTGAAATGGTGTCGTGGGTGGCGGAATTGGAGTTCGCCCGCTTCGAGCTCCCGGTGCCCGACATTCAGGTCCTGCTCGATATTCCCACCGAACTGGCCGCCGAACGCGCCCGCCGCCGAGGCGAACTCGACACGTCCAGGGCGTTGGATGCCTACGAACGCGATATATCGCTGCAGGAACGCACCGGGGCGGTCTATCGTGTGTTGGCCGAATCGCAGTGGCACGGCCCCTGGTGGGTCCATGCGCCGCAGGACGATCCAGCCCGACTCACCGCTCGACTATCGGAAATGACTGGCCGATAGGGTGGGATGTGCGTCGGTAATGTAACCAGTGTTGGCGTGGTTGCCCGTTCCGAGCCGGAGAGATGACAACATAGTAGTTATGAAGCCGAAGATTCTGGTCGTCGACGACGATATGGCGCTCGCGGAGATGCTCACGATCGTCTTGCGCGGCGAGGGTTTCGACCCCCATGTCGTCGGTGACGGCACGCAGGCGCTCACCGCGGTCCGAGAGCTACGCCCGGACCTGGTGTTGCTCGACCTCATGCTTCCGGGCATGAACGGCATCGATGTATGCCGGGTGCTGCGCGCCGATTCCGGTGTGCCGATCGTGATGTTGACGGCCAAGACCGGACACGGTCGATGTCGTTCTGGGCTTGGAGTCGGGCGCCGACGATTACATCGTCAAACCCTTCAAGCCCAAGGAGCTGGTCGCTCGGGTGCGGGCGCGGTTGCGCCGGACCGATGACGAGCCGGCCGAACTGCTGTCGATCGCCGACATCGTCATCGACGTACCGGCCCACAAGGTGACCCGCAGCGGTCAGCAGATCTCGCTGACTCCGCTCGAGTTCGACCTGCTGGTGGCCCTGGCCCGCAAGCCGCGTCAGGTGTTCACCCGTGAGGTCCTGCTCGAGCAGGTGTGGGGTTACCGGCACGCGGCCGACACCCGCCTGGTGAACGTGCATGTGCAGCGACTGCGGGCCAAGGTCGAGAAGGACCCGGAGAACCCCGAGATCGTGCTGACCGTCCGCGGTGTCGGATACAAGGCCGGACCGCCGTGATCGAACGCCTCGGCGAGGCACAGCCGTGATCGCTGGCTCCAGGAACCGCCTCGAGCGGTGGCTGGCAGCTGTGGTGGCCTGGTTCAAATCCGTCGGAGAATCGCTGGGCCACATGTGGCGACGGTCGCTGCAGCTCCGCGTGGTGGTATCCACGCTGACGCTGTCGCTGATCGTCATCACGATTCTCGGTGTCGTGCTGACCAGCCAGATCACCGATCGCCTCCTGGACGCGAAAGTCAATGCGGCCGTTGAGGAGATGGGGCGTGCCCGCAATACGGTCGAGGCACAGCTGACGGGTGCCTCGGATTCGAGGACCCAGGCCGCCCGGCTGCAGGATGCGGTGAGCGCGCTGTCGGCTTCCTCGGTCGCCGGTGGTGGTTCGTCCGCCACGGGCGGGGCCGGAACCTACAGTGTGGCGCTGGCGATGGTCGGCAACGGCCAGCAGGAGGTGACCGCCGGGCCGATGCTGGAGGTGCCCGCCGAACTGCGCCGGTTCGTCCAGCAGAACCAGGTCAGCTACCAGTTCGCGACGGCCGCCGGCGTGGACGGCTACCACGGACCGGTGCTGATCATCGGCAGCCCGAGCACCGAGGTGCCGACGCTCGAGGTCTACCTGATCTTCCCGCTCAACAACGAGCAGCGCAGTCTGAGCCTGATGCGCGGCACCATGCTGATCGGCGGCATCGTGCTGCTGGTGCTCCTGGCGGCGATCACCGCGCTCGTGACCCGGCAGGTCGTGCTGCCGATCCGCTCGGCGGCGCGCATCGCCAGCCGGTTCGCCGATGGGCGGCTCAAGGAGCGCATGCTGGTCCGAGGTGAGGACGATATGGCCAGACTCGCCATGTCGTTCAACGAGATGGCCGAGAGTCTGTCGAATCAGATCACCCAGCTCGAGGAATTCGGCAATCTGCAACGCCGGTTCACCTCCGATGTCAGCCACGAATTGCGGACACCGCTGACCACCGTGCGGATGGCCGCCGATCTGATTCACGGTTCCAGCGACGAACTCGATCCGGCGCTGGCCCGCAGTGCGGAACTGCTGGTCACCGAGCTGGATCGATTCGAGGGACTGCTCAACGATCTGCTCGAGATCAGCCGCCACGACGCGGGTGTGGCCGAATTGCAGGTCGAATCGCTGGATGTGCGCATGTGCGCCCGGGCGGCGGTGTCCACGGTGCGGCATCTGGCCAAGGAATCCAGCTGTGAACTGATCGTGGATCTGCCGGAGGAGCCGTTGGTCGCCGAGGTCGATCCACGGCGGGTGGAGCGGGTGCTGCGCAATCTGCTCGCCAACGCCATCGACCACAGCGAGGGCAAGCCGGTGCTGATCCGGATGCGCGGCGACTCCGATGCCAACGCGGTCTCGATGGTGGTTCGTGATCAGGGTGTCGGCCTGCGGCCCGGTGAGGAGAAATTGGTCTTCAACCGGTTCTGGCGTTCGGATCCGTCCCGGATGCGGCGTTCGGGCGGTACGGGTCTGGGCCTGTCGATCAGCGTCGAGGACGCGAATCTGCACGACGGCCGCCTCGAGGCCTGGGGTGAGCCCGGCGCGGGTGCGAGCTTCCGGCTGACCTTGCCGCTGGTACGTGGACGCAAGCTCGGTCCCAGTCCGCTGTCGCTGGAGCCGCCCAAACGCCGGTTGGCCGATACGCCGGCCGAACCGGCCGGTGAACGGGAGCCGGAGGCCACGGGCCCAGGGGAGCCGGAGGCCACGGGCCCAGGGGAGCCGGAGAACTCGGGCACACAGGAGTCGGGCCTCTCGGAGAGCTCCGCGAGGCCCGGTACCGTCGATGCCGAAGCCGATGCCGAGACGCCGTCCGGTACGACGCCGGAGGCGGCGGAGCCGTCCGGCCATCCGGAGTCGTCGGATGGCGGCGCGTCGTCGTCCGCGCCCGCACCGGCCGGGACGAGTGACGCTGCCGAGAGCGCGACGGATGCCGCGCGTGCCGACAAAGAGGACATCAACCCATGAATCGCACCGGACTGGCAACGGTGATCGGTGCGCTGTTCGGCTGCGCGCTGCTGATCACCGGTTGTGCCAATCTGCCGGATTCCTCCGCGCCCCAGGCGCTGGGCACCATCAGTCACGAGCCGACGTCGACGGGTCCGCATCCACCGGTCAACGGGCGCGATCCGGATCTGCTGCTGCACGACTTCCTGCAGGCCACCGCGGATCCGGCCGACAACCATCGGACCGCACGGCAGTATCTCACCTCGGATGCCTCGCAGAATTGGGACGACACCGCCCGGACCATCATCGTGGACAAGCCCGACACCCTGCGGGAGTCGAGGTCCGAGGACACGGCGACCTATCGGGTGCGGGCGCGAAAGCTCGGTGAGCTGGGCACCGATGGGTCGTTCCGGGCGCAGGACAACACCTACGAGACCCGAATCGAGATGACGAAGGTCGGCGACGAGTGGCGGATCAACCAGATGGAGCCGGGCGTCGTGGTCGACAGCACGGCCTTCTACAAGTCCTATCACCGGTATTCGCTGCATTTCGCCAACAGTCCCGGCACCATGATGGTTCCCGACCTGCGCTGGATCGCGGTCGGCAAGGATCAGCTCACGCAGCGGCTGATATCGCTGCTGGCCGACGGGCCGCGAGAGGGGCTGGCACCGGCCGTGCGCAATGTGCTGGCCGCGCCGGTGAGCCTGAGTTCGGACATCACCAAGGCCAACGGCGCGACCGAT
The genomic region above belongs to Nocardia spumae and contains:
- a CDS encoding dTMP kinase codes for the protein MGALIAVEGLDGAGKRTLIDAVVAELRGRGQRVGTLAFPRYGRSVHADLAAEALRGRHGDVAVSVNAMALLFALDRADARDELSKLLADNDIVLLDRYVASNAAYSAARVGEDADGEMVSWVAELEFARFELPVPDIQVLLDIPTELAAERARRRGELDTSRALDAYERDISLQERTGAVYRVLAESQWHGPWWVHAPQDDPARLTARLSEMTGR
- the mtrB gene encoding MtrAB system histidine kinase MtrB, with product MWRRSLQLRVVVSTLTLSLIVITILGVVLTSQITDRLLDAKVNAAVEEMGRARNTVEAQLTGASDSRTQAARLQDAVSALSASSVAGGGSSATGGAGTYSVALAMVGNGQQEVTAGPMLEVPAELRRFVQQNQVSYQFATAAGVDGYHGPVLIIGSPSTEVPTLEVYLIFPLNNEQRSLSLMRGTMLIGGIVLLVLLAAITALVTRQVVLPIRSAARIASRFADGRLKERMLVRGEDDMARLAMSFNEMAESLSNQITQLEEFGNLQRRFTSDVSHELRTPLTTVRMAADLIHGSSDELDPALARSAELLVTELDRFEGLLNDLLEISRHDAGVAELQVESLDVRMCARAAVSTVRHLAKESSCELIVDLPEEPLVAEVDPRRVERVLRNLLANAIDHSEGKPVLIRMRGDSDANAVSMVVRDQGVGLRPGEEKLVFNRFWRSDPSRMRRSGGTGLGLSISVEDANLHDGRLEAWGEPGAGASFRLTLPLVRGRKLGPSPLSLEPPKRRLADTPAEPAGEREPEATGPGEPEATGPGEPENSGTQESGLSESSARPGTVDAEADAETPSGTTPEAAEPSGHPESSDGGASSSAPAPAGTSDAAESATDAARADKEDINP